In the Phormidium ambiguum IAM M-71 genome, one interval contains:
- a CDS encoding ABC transporter ATP-binding protein, with the protein MAKVKLTEVTRRFNNVTAIEDISFEVPDGEFWVLVGPSGCGKSTILRTIAGLESATSGGVYIGEDLVNHVPARQRDVAMVFQNYALYPHKTVRENLAFGLQMRKVEPRIIKERVEKVARSLDISHLLDRKPKQLSGGQQQRVALGRAIAREPKVFLLDEPLSNLDAQLRDDTRAELKQLHQRVGVTTIYVTHDQTEAMTLADKIIVLNRGKIQQIGEPQKIYAHPVNRMVATFLGNPKMNILPAIYTGEVFKIGEEVLGCPGFVRDKLQLREGQGLDLGIRPEHINLIEPQRHRERREEEEGELFVEVKVIEPLGRETLVRVSLFGLDLQMDVLASGDWCGRVGDRISVQFDLNHLFIFDSASGNTLYPLR; encoded by the coding sequence ATGGCAAAAGTCAAACTAACAGAAGTTACCCGCAGATTTAATAATGTTACCGCTATTGAAGACATTTCTTTTGAAGTTCCTGATGGGGAATTTTGGGTATTAGTTGGCCCTTCGGGTTGCGGCAAGTCTACAATATTAAGAACGATCGCAGGTTTAGAATCTGCTACTAGTGGTGGGGTTTATATTGGCGAGGATTTAGTAAATCATGTCCCTGCACGTCAACGGGATGTGGCAATGGTATTTCAAAATTATGCCCTTTATCCTCATAAAACAGTCAGGGAAAATTTGGCTTTTGGGTTACAAATGCGAAAGGTTGAACCTAGAATAATTAAAGAAAGAGTGGAAAAAGTGGCCCGATCGCTCGATATTTCCCATCTTTTAGATCGCAAACCAAAACAATTGTCGGGAGGACAACAACAAAGAGTTGCTTTGGGAAGAGCGATCGCGCGAGAACCAAAAGTATTTTTGTTAGATGAACCTTTGTCGAATTTAGATGCTCAATTGCGCGATGATACCAGAGCAGAATTAAAACAATTACATCAAAGAGTGGGAGTTACTACTATTTATGTGACTCACGATCAAACTGAGGCAATGACTTTGGCTGATAAAATTATAGTTTTAAATCGGGGGAAAATTCAACAAATTGGTGAACCACAGAAAATTTATGCTCATCCGGTTAATCGCATGGTGGCGACTTTTTTGGGTAATCCAAAGATGAATATTTTACCTGCTATTTATACGGGTGAGGTGTTTAAAATCGGGGAAGAAGTGTTAGGTTGTCCAGGGTTTGTGCGGGATAAGTTGCAGTTAAGGGAAGGGCAAGGTTTAGATTTGGGTATTCGTCCTGAACATATAAATTTAATTGAACCGCAGAGACACAGAGAACGCAGAGAAGAGGAAGAAGGAGAGTTGTTTGTTGAGGTGAAAGTTATTGAACCTTTGGGAAGAGAGACTTTAGTTCGGGTTAGTTTATTTGGGTTAGATTTGCAGATGGATGTGTTAGCTTCTGGTGATTGGTGTGGGAGAGTTGGCGATCGCATTTCTGTACAATTTGATTTAAACCAC
- a CDS encoding HD domain-containing protein: protein MVFSERFSEALVFATQLHANQVRKGSGVPYITHLLGVTSIALEYGANEDEAIAALLHDAIEDQGGAKTREEIRRRFGNNVTAIVDGCTDSETIPKPPWRERKEIFIASIASASLSVLLVSAADKLHNSRSILKDYRELGESVWQRFKGGKEGSIWYYKSLVKAYRQVYFSPLVDELERVVTELDCLVNGSR from the coding sequence ATGGTTTTTTCGGAACGGTTCTCAGAAGCACTAGTTTTTGCTACTCAATTACACGCCAACCAAGTTAGGAAGGGAAGTGGTGTTCCATACATCACACATTTGCTTGGTGTTACTAGTATAGCTTTGGAATATGGGGCAAATGAAGATGAAGCTATTGCTGCTCTTTTGCATGATGCCATAGAAGATCAAGGAGGTGCTAAAACTAGAGAAGAAATTCGCCGACGTTTTGGCAATAATGTAACAGCAATTGTTGATGGTTGTACAGATTCAGAAACAATTCCTAAACCGCCTTGGCGGGAAAGAAAAGAGATTTTTATTGCTAGTATCGCTAGTGCTTCGCTATCAGTTTTGTTAGTTTCGGCGGCGGATAAGTTACATAATTCCCGATCGATCTTAAAAGATTACCGAGAATTAGGCGAATCAGTTTGGCAACGCTTTAAAGGAGGGAAAGAGGGCAGTATTTGGTATTATAAAAGTTTAGTAAAGGCATATCGCCAAGTTTATTTTTCACCGTTGGTTGACGAATTAGAACGAGTTGTCACAGAATTAGATTGTTTGGTTAATGGTAGTCGGTAA